A single genomic interval of Fibrobacter sp. UWB13 harbors:
- a CDS encoding magnesium transporter CorA family protein, with amino-acid sequence MLKYYKIESGRLSVAPNEEAADIVMMGSLSQEQRSILVKEYEITEHTIASAFDSDELSRIEYDDDFTTIVFKKPKNYSAEDNFQFRVESFGIFIFKDWVLLLTDSDIPVMDERKFSKIDSLNTFVLRVLSFAIAHFNEHLKIINRINDDLELRLNTSMENKYLLSMFSLNKGLIYYVSALNSNDTLLRKLQLGRSLNWTEAERELLEDIQIENGQSLQQANIYANILTSMMDARASVINNNVNQLMKNLTIVTISISLPTFFASLFGMNVKLPFGMNGDATVGSPVAFWIIIAICFLSVFVFLAVWMRKK; translated from the coding sequence ATGCTCAAGTATTACAAAATCGAATCCGGTCGTCTCTCAGTAGCTCCGAACGAAGAAGCTGCTGACATCGTTATGATGGGTTCTTTAAGCCAGGAACAGCGCAGCATCCTTGTTAAGGAATATGAGATAACGGAACATACGATTGCCTCCGCATTTGACTCGGACGAACTTTCCCGTATCGAATATGACGATGATTTTACGACCATCGTGTTTAAGAAGCCCAAGAATTATTCTGCCGAGGATAATTTCCAGTTCCGCGTGGAATCTTTTGGAATTTTCATTTTCAAGGACTGGGTCTTGCTCCTTACGGACAGCGATATCCCAGTGATGGATGAGCGCAAGTTCTCGAAAATCGACAGCCTGAATACGTTTGTGCTCCGCGTGCTGAGCTTTGCGATTGCACACTTCAATGAACACTTGAAGATCATCAACCGCATCAATGACGACTTGGAACTCCGTCTCAATACGTCGATGGAAAACAAGTATTTGCTCTCGATGTTCAGCTTGAACAAGGGCTTGATTTACTACGTGAGCGCCTTGAACAGTAACGATACGCTATTGCGCAAGTTGCAGCTTGGTCGTAGCCTCAACTGGACCGAAGCTGAACGTGAACTTTTGGAAGATATCCAAATTGAAAACGGGCAGAGCTTGCAACAGGCTAATATTTACGCCAACATTTTGACATCTATGATGGATGCTCGTGCAAGCGTGATCAACAACAACGTGAACCAGTTGATGAAGAACCTCACTATCGTGACGATTTCTATTTCGCTCCCGACGTTCTTCGCAAGCTTGTTTGGCATGAACGTGAAGCTCCCCTTTGGCATGAACGGCGATGCGACCGTTGGTTCTCCGGTTGCGTTTTGGATTATCATCGCCATCTGCTTCTTATCAGTGTTCGTCTTCCTTGCCGTTTGGATGCGCAAGAAGTAA
- the secD gene encoding protein translocase subunit SecD, which yields MKKNKFGFREFIILAVIILSAYTVWPSIQVHSKKGEAKQTFLKENPKLGSKSINFGLDLAGGTSITLQIDQSSLKDGEDIKDIQAQSLEIIRNRVDQYGLSEPQISPTGDDRIVVELAGVDDSTAKALVGSTAKLEFKILAESEKFTQVVSLIDQYLTRQTTDIIADSAATDSAKTDSVKKEALSDDELLAGGVAKTEAAEKKDSAVAEAAPADVVGQSLSSFFLSFGNGGFIAEESIEKVKKLLATEGVQKLIPRDVAFAFGSGLEKLRRDANIKAKRLYLLKRRAEMGGDDITDARPYRVSDGMSAGEVAVNLKFGGIGPKKFSAVTAANVGKQMAIVLDNQVISAPVIRDRIPNGEAQITGLDDMAEANRLAVVLKAGALKAPMQIIESRSVGATLGEENIVQGFGSGAIGLLLCLVFMVAYYRLGGFIASIGVMVNALVTAAVMSVFNATLTLPGIAGFILVVGMSLDANVIIFERIREELKNGLTARAAVAKGYERAFSAILDSNLTTVLTGLILYKIGTGSVKGFGLTLTIGILTSLFCAITISRAVFDWRLAKRDRTTLSIGSGFKTLNNANLQIMKNRGKFRVLSWILIIASIACIAVKGFDFSIDFTGGQVYTIQYQDDAKHETDLNKALSKAGIQGARVRSLGGTSANSYQISVRGDDTSFELAMAKAFEAANQKCQIVAKDAVGPTIGKELRFNAILSVILAWLGIALYVWFRFGKLGLGFGVAAVLGLIHDTIITLGFISAFSLSFDGALIASLLTMIGYSVNDTIVNFDRIRENTAIFGSAKYEQTINSSLNQCFSRTVITSLTTLFVCVVLAVKGGSSIRDFGLVQCFGILIGTYSSVCVCSPIVLWWSKKFKKGV from the coding sequence ATGAAAAAAAATAAATTCGGCTTCCGAGAATTCATCATTCTCGCAGTCATCATTCTTTCGGCCTACACTGTATGGCCTTCTATTCAGGTTCACTCCAAGAAGGGTGAAGCAAAGCAGACCTTCCTCAAGGAAAATCCGAAACTGGGCTCGAAGTCCATCAACTTCGGTTTGGACCTTGCTGGTGGTACTAGCATCACGCTCCAGATTGACCAGTCTAGCCTGAAGGATGGTGAAGATATCAAGGATATCCAGGCTCAGTCTCTTGAAATTATTCGTAACCGTGTTGACCAGTACGGTCTTTCTGAACCGCAGATTTCCCCGACCGGCGACGACCGCATTGTCGTTGAACTGGCTGGTGTGGATGACTCCACGGCAAAGGCTCTCGTGGGTTCTACGGCAAAGCTCGAATTCAAGATTCTCGCTGAATCTGAAAAGTTTACGCAGGTTGTTAGCCTCATCGACCAGTACCTGACTCGTCAGACGACTGACATCATTGCTGATTCCGCTGCAACAGACTCTGCTAAGACGGACTCTGTGAAGAAGGAAGCATTGTCGGACGATGAACTCCTTGCTGGTGGCGTTGCAAAGACTGAAGCTGCTGAAAAGAAGGATTCCGCTGTTGCAGAAGCCGCTCCGGCAGACGTGGTCGGACAGTCCCTTTCCTCTTTCTTCCTCTCTTTCGGCAATGGCGGTTTCATTGCTGAAGAAAGCATCGAAAAGGTGAAGAAGCTCCTCGCCACTGAAGGTGTCCAGAAGCTCATCCCGCGCGATGTCGCATTTGCTTTCGGTAGCGGTCTCGAAAAACTCCGCCGCGATGCAAACATCAAGGCTAAGCGTCTTTACCTCCTCAAGCGCCGTGCAGAAATGGGCGGTGACGATATCACGGATGCTCGTCCGTACCGCGTCAGCGATGGTATGAGCGCCGGTGAAGTTGCTGTGAACCTCAAGTTCGGCGGCATCGGTCCTAAGAAGTTCTCTGCTGTTACTGCAGCTAACGTCGGTAAGCAGATGGCCATCGTTCTCGATAACCAGGTCATCAGCGCTCCGGTCATCCGTGACCGTATCCCGAACGGTGAAGCTCAGATTACGGGTCTTGACGACATGGCTGAAGCTAACCGTCTCGCTGTCGTGCTCAAGGCTGGCGCCCTCAAGGCTCCGATGCAGATCATCGAAAGCCGTAGCGTCGGTGCAACTCTCGGTGAAGAAAACATTGTGCAGGGCTTCGGTTCCGGTGCTATCGGCCTCTTGCTCTGCTTGGTGTTCATGGTTGCTTACTACCGTCTCGGTGGCTTCATCGCAAGTATCGGCGTGATGGTCAACGCTCTCGTGACTGCCGCTGTGATGTCTGTGTTCAACGCTACGCTTACTCTCCCGGGTATTGCTGGTTTCATCCTCGTCGTCGGTATGTCTCTCGACGCGAACGTGATTATTTTCGAACGTATCCGTGAAGAACTCAAGAACGGCCTCACGGCTCGCGCCGCTGTCGCCAAGGGTTACGAACGTGCATTCAGCGCCATCTTGGACTCCAACTTGACGACTGTTTTGACGGGTCTTATTTTGTACAAGATTGGTACGGGTTCTGTCAAGGGTTTCGGTCTTACTCTTACGATCGGTATCCTCACTTCTCTCTTCTGCGCTATCACGATTTCCCGTGCCGTGTTCGACTGGAGACTTGCTAAGCGCGACAGAACGACGCTCTCTATCGGTTCTGGCTTCAAGACTTTGAACAATGCTAACCTCCAGATTATGAAGAACCGCGGCAAGTTCAGGGTTCTCTCCTGGATTCTCATTATCGCAAGTATCGCTTGCATCGCTGTGAAGGGCTTTGATTTCAGCATCGACTTCACGGGTGGTCAGGTCTATACGATTCAGTATCAGGATGACGCCAAGCACGAAACCGACTTGAACAAGGCTTTGAGCAAGGCTGGCATTCAGGGTGCTCGCGTCCGCTCTCTCGGCGGTACATCTGCTAACTCTTACCAAATCAGCGTTCGCGGTGATGACACGAGCTTCGAACTCGCCATGGCTAAGGCTTTCGAAGCTGCAAATCAGAAGTGCCAGATCGTGGCTAAGGACGCTGTGGGTCCGACCATCGGTAAGGAACTCCGCTTCAATGCTATTTTGTCTGTGATTCTCGCATGGCTTGGCATCGCTCTCTATGTGTGGTTCCGATTCGGCAAGCTCGGCCTTGGCTTCGGTGTTGCTGCTGTGCTCGGCCTTATTCACGATACCATCATTACGCTCGGCTTCATCTCTGCCTTCAGCCTTTCTTTCGATGGCGCCTTGATCGCTTCGCTCCTCACGATGATTGGTTACTCTGTCAACGACACCATCGTGAACTTCGACCGTATCCGTGAAAATACCGCTATCTTCGGTTCTGCTAAGTACGAACAGACCATCAATAGCTCTTTGAACCAGTGCTTCAGCCGTACGGTGATTACCTCTCTCACGACGCTCTTCGTTTGCGTGGTTCTCGCTGTTAAGGGTGGCTCTTCCATCCGCGACTTCGGTCTCGTTCAGTGCTTCGGTATCCTCATCGGTACTTACTCTTCTGTGTGCGTCTGCTCTCCGATCGTTCTCTGGTGGAGCAAGAAGTTCAAGAAGGGTGTGTAA